Below is a genomic region from Vitis riparia cultivar Riparia Gloire de Montpellier isolate 1030 chromosome 5, EGFV_Vit.rip_1.0, whole genome shotgun sequence.
atagttGGATTGGGTTTGATTAGGTTTTTACAACCCTAACTCAATTTAGATTAAACTTGGACCAAGGTTAGGAGAACCCAAACATAACCCAAACCTTCTTTAGTATGTTGTGatatttgtaatttatattcacctatataatcattttcaatttatttatgttttttataattttaagaaaatatcatattataactatatcatatactttttcttttttcttaaaagatatataatttaattttactctttttcaattattttaaaattttatttcatttattatttaaatattgatatgaatatatagaaaaaaaatataatccaaCCAACTCGAAAGAGAGAGATTGGATTGAATTCCGATTGAGCACCTTAAGTTGCAGTTGtagttatataaaattttactcAAATTTctttccaccatttttttttatgttaatgaaaactcaaccaaacaagattttacaaatttcactttctaaaagcatttttttgcttttttaagACAGAcgaatttaaaagaaataaaaattgtttataaaaaaaatgaaaactataaaATGTTTACCAAACTTTAGTAAGGAAACTGTTTCAAAGTATTAGGAGCGATGCATTCTACCCATCccaaaatcacttcctaacACTCCActtgatagtgattctaggaagtgCTTTGAACTtcaaaagtgattttgaaaaatcagttgtaatgttgaaaaatcacttatagtgttttcTAAAGAAACACTTCATAAATGATTCACTTTAAAACATTTCTTGAGAAAACACTTCGAATAGAAACGTtctcaaacacactcttaagaGTTCGTTGGgaataattttaggaagtgtttttagtttaaaaaatatttataaaaaataatagatgtTTGGTgaaatttaggaaacacttttaaaattttgaaaaatcgctttgatgtatatatatatatatttgtaaacaCTTGATGGATGATTTTCCAAAAACCACTTTATGATAAAACACTTACActacaaatattttatgaagaaacactatcaaacacactttgaTATAACTATCACTAAAGAAACACCTGCCATGAAAGAAGGAAAGGAAGATTAATGACCAAGAGAAATGCATGTTGGCGAGCACATTATTACAAGTGTTAAAGTATTAATTCGATGAATTAATGGTGATGTCTTTACATCTTGCTCCATTATCTGCAAGCAcagagaagaagagagaagaaaaattacAAGTCCATTCACATGGTAGAATGGGAAGTGAAGAAGTAATAGTCATGGTGATCAGCTCTGAGTTGCTTCAGCCAGGAATCTGCAGCACAATGAAGGTAAACCATCTTCTCATGATCAGAAGTCTGTGGCTTTATCCAAAGGTTGCCTTGCATCTTGTAAGTAGCCAAGCCAAAGGGATGAAGGGAAACCCTGCTACTCCTCTCTCCCTTAGATTCCCCTTCTTTGCAAAAACTGCTTTTCCTTTTGTCGCCATCATCATCCACATCCACTACATCTATGGGATCAAATAATTATAGTTATAGTTTATAACATGTGTCATATACTTACCCAATTCATATTCTTagatggtgtttatttttttacttaattctaaatagagtcttaatgcttaatagtgttaaatattagattgtttgtttttgtagtattttatttctattaaatattaaaaagtatagaaaaaccaatatgttattttttctatttaaaaaaaaattatatattttggttttttttatttagtaaaaagtttataataagtcatgaaaaagtagaaaaacaaacaacctaaattctgaaaacaaattgttttcaacaaaaaaccaaaaaaacaaacaccaccttaatctTTCCTGAATAGACAATTAGTATTAATTATCCTTGAATTGATTATGCAAATACCTTGGAAAGATGAAGACAATGTATGGTATGTGAGGAAGCATGTGGACAAGTCCTTCACATTTCTCCCCAGTGGAATATGATAAATAGGATACCTAATGAATATTCAACCCAGAAAGATAATGCCTTCATGTTGTTAATAACTTCAAAGATAAACGTTTCAACAATACCAGTTATAAGTAAAAGAATAAATTCACTCAACTAAAGACATGCCTTTGACATCTCATATAGTAGGTCACTCACAAATTTTCATAGGGCCATGCTTGCTTGGGTGAAAGTACTAttgatagagaaaaaaatacaaaaaaataaataaataaataaaaattcttatgtttggttttattgtgaaaaatacaaaagaaagtcaaatataattaaaataaacaagaaatttATAGACTTTTACAttatttactatatatatatatcagagttacataagtaaaatgaatttgaagtaaaatataaaaataatttattgactttaaatctattttttattttctttatttttttcttctatttttttttttttcattttcttttcctcgaaCTTTccagaaccaaacataatataaataatttttaaattctcttATTTGATTAAATCGCTTTACATGGGTATTAACCCttgattttaactctttatTTCAAGGTTTCTCTTCACCAAACAAAAACACCGATATCATCACAAAATTCTactaattttctaaaaatttgattatattaataacatgattataagtgtgtttgacaatattttaagAGAACACTTCTAGTAAAAGTACTTTTGAAGAACAACTAGACATTtgacaaaattgaaaaatcacttttaaaaatttgaaaaaaaatcatttataatgttcCTAAATAAGCATTTGATAGATATTTCTcccaaaaatattcttaaagaaaatatttttactaagaACGCTTCTACTATGTGTATCCTTACCAAGCAACAGCCATCCAACTAGCTGGAGAGAGATCCACACTCTTCAATGTCATCAATGCAGGATAATTCTTACTTAGTTCAACTATCTGAAACCAAACACATTGGGTCAACATCACATTCTTCTCacaactcaaaaataaataCCATATCCAGACctacatttttatttacttaaaaatagAATGAATTAAGGAACTTAAACACATAATAACCACCTTGTCCATGAGTGGGATCCTCCAGTAAGGAGAGGACATCTCATTATGCTGCAAGTAAAGGTAGCCAAGGTGATTTTTCATAGACAAGGAACCCTCAGGGTCAGAACTCAAATCATCAGAAATGGTGTCCCAAGTTTTGCTTGAGTTGTTGCTTAGAGATCTTGACAATTTATCATTCTCACTATCATCACTCCAACAATCACTCTCAGGATCTGCAGTGTCACTGTCCTCCTTTGGAGTCCTACATCAAAacagtcaaaaaacaaaaaaaaaattgccattTTTACCACGGATTCATCAAAAAGGGTAATGGAACATGGAGATCAAGAACATGATTAATATCTTATAGACCTGGGAGTGGCCAGAGATTTGCTGGTGTAAATATGAATAGCAGATAGATAAGGAACATAGTATTGCATAATGTTTTCTCCACCATCCAACTTGAGTGGGATTCCAATCCCATATGCACTCCATTCATCATAGCAATCCCAAAGATCTGCCAAAGTGAAGTATTCAATTTTATCCTGGCCAGGTAGTCTCCATCTGTTGTTTAAATCTTGAACACATTCCTGCATAAATGGatatttctttttcccttgagcaaagcaagaaagaaaagtaATTGGACTTAAGACTGTTAAACATTGGAACAAGGTACAAGTATTACAAATGCAAGAAGGAATACACAAAAAATACTATGGATATATTTGTTcgtactaagaaaagaaaaaaaaaatattaagaaaaataatttcctcatatttgatttctctaaaaaaaaattaaaaaaaattaaatataattaaaactaatttaaaatttatatattttcaaattatttaatttttatgtataagaaaagaaacatgtgaaatgagtttaaattagcatgtaaaataatttactgATTTTCAatccatcttttatttttcttatttctttccttctacgttcctttttgttttctttccttccttaacttttctaagaaccaaacatagcttatatatattttttctttttcatgtacATAGATTAATTACATTTTGAGTCCGTTGGACGGTGATTCTATAAAGcacttttagtttaaaaaatgcttttgaaaaaaaaaaagttaagtatttgataaaatttaaaaaacacttttaaaaataaaaataaaaattatttatagtgtttttttacataaatatttgataagtaatttttctaagaatatttttagagaaaacacttttattataCTTTGagtaaaaacactatcaaactcTCATTTCTTATGATCATGATTGTAGACCTTAATATTTTAGGTTACCTGAGAAAGGGATTGTGAAGGAACAATTGGAGTTACTCCATTAAGAAAGCATTCAAGATTTGAATGCCAGGTTGTAAGAGAATCCATTAATCCCTGCAATAAAATCATCACACCATGATATAACCAAACAGATGGTATAAATATCAAACTTGGTTAAGAGGAATAGAATTGTACATATCAACTtccattaataaattataaaaatatgttattaacagtctatttgataataattttaaaaaatatttttaatttttttaatatttgaaaaataaaaaatttctaatagtAAAAAGGTTtgtacaaaaaaattctttccttGAAATTGAATTAAGTGGAAAAGGCAGATTTCAACTATTGCATTATGTGAATTATATGTCATGCTACAACATCTATTAAAGAAGCTGGTGAAGagacaaattaaattatttcaaaaatatgagGGAGAAgttggaaaaataattgaaacgACAAAATCAAGTACAGAAAAATTCTAGAGAGAGGGTGATAAAAATTTGAGACAAAAAAGAAGGATATCTCAAGTAATTTCCAAAAGGAGCAACTTATTAGTATTTCCAAGATTTTGCTATAAATTCTTAGAATAACCAAGCATATGCAGATCTCCCCAAAGTTATTGTCATCTTTTTTTCTCAACAAACtagcagagagagagagagagagagagatttgatCTCCCCAAAGTTAATGTCATCTTTTTTTCTCAACAAACTAgcaaagaaaagagagagagagagagagagagagagagagagagagaggaagaagagTCAATGTTGTTTCTGAGAAACCTTCAATTGCAAAAACTGAAGATACATCATGACCTTAGAAACCCATATAAGGTTGAGAATAAGTGATCATGCCACATAGAAAAACAATGTTATATCAATAGGATCTTTGGGCTATATGGAAAACATAAAACTAACCTTTGTGTTTGGCTTTGAATTGACTCTTGCAATGGCAGATGAGCCTCGTTAATATAGCAGATGGGtctgatgaaaagaaaaagaaaaaacaatagaaTTATAGAAAATCTAAATAAAGACGacagagaaaagaagaaagagaaactaAAGAAATTTTCTTACATGGTGATTACCCTGCATTCAATATGGTCTgcagagaaagaagaagatcaCTTTATTACTATAAAGAAGagtaatttgttttcttagattttctcttttaataaggaaaaaaggagattctctggatttttttttgtaggaaaaaaagggaatttGAAATCTTTTCCCTTTTTGCTTTGGAGTCATTCGACATATTAGTTAACATATTATATCCTCTTCTTTGCCTTTCTAAGACTTGATATCCATTAGGATATGTTTGGATCTcaggaaacaaacaaacaaattagataaacgaaaaaaaaaaaaaaagaaaccaaagaaaCTGTCCATTGATTAAAAGAAACATGACAAGTGAAATATAGTAGAGATCgattttgaattgaattaatatCTTGAAAAATCAATGCTTTCTCTGAGTGCCCATGGCCAGTGGATCAGTTTCAGTTTCTTTGATGACCTGAAGTTTGTTCTGAATCGTTACCTGCATGGTTCTTGAATTTGGTATTGATTGCGAGGGtgttaaatttgtaaataaattctGAGTGTTATAACTTCACAGTTATTAATTTCATGCTCCAGAGAGGTTTAAATtcgttaagaaaaatgataaatgactTCAGGTATCATTGAGACCTGCTCTGCATGCATGGTTGATTGGAGGGACAgaaacaatattcattttgcTCAGTCAGATATTATTTCCAACGTACTGCTCACGCACTTGGAATATGCATGCATGGCGGTACCGATGGAAGCAGGGTGGAAGGGTGGCAGCAGTGGCAGTGGTACCGGTGGTTGTGCATGGTGGCGGTGGCGGCACCAGGTGAAGTGAAAGGGATGAGAAAGATGGTGCAGTTCAGCTAGGGTTAAACTATACATGGGACATTAATAAACTATCAAAGTGTctaatattatttatctatACATTCAATATACCAAAATTCCTAGTTTTTACTTCTACCAAAGTTAATTAACAAACCAAGTTCCAAATTTCTAAGTATCTAACcaat
It encodes:
- the LOC117915127 gene encoding uncharacterized protein LOC117915127: MILLQGLMDSLTTWHSNLECFLNGVTPIVPSQSLSQECVQDLNNRWRLPGQDKIEYFTLADLWDCYDEWSAYGIGIPLKLDGGENIMQYYVPYLSAIHIYTSKSLATPRTPKEDSDTADPESDCWSDDSENDKLSRSLSNNSSKTWDTISDDLSSDPEGSLSMKNHLGYLYLQHNEMSSPYWRIPLMDKIVELSKNYPALMTLKSVDLSPASWMAVAWYPIYHIPLGRNVKDLSTCFLTYHTLSSSFQDVVDVDDDGDKRKSSFCKEGESKGERSSRVSLHPFGLATYKMQGNLWIKPQTSDHEKMVYLHCAADSWLKQLRADHHDYYFFTSHSTM